Proteins encoded by one window of Nitrospira sp. MA-1:
- a CDS encoding PAS domain S-box protein, which translates to MEAARTTPPTILVVDDETDICLALSDLLGNEGYQVDSVETGNEALRRAFLPHPYSAVILDLGLPDLDGLIVLQRLYSQDATLPVIILTAHGDQKEKIATLQHHAFAHLIKPYDRHEVVEMVHRAVAVKNLAWKAVQAEEALTSSEAQRQVEQQRTHTLLSESERRLNLALKAGNMGIWDWHIPTNHLIWSEEVSRIFGLGSGKFDGTNEAYMNCVHLEDRLLLGESIRRTLENDAPYEVEHRVVWPTGEVRWVACKGQVVEHQQGHPQRMLGTVQDITIRKQADIELRNSELFLNSIVENIPYTIFVKEAKNLRYLRFNKAGEALVGYPTEKLIGKTDYDFFSKSEADFFTGKDREVLASKTLLDVPEEVIHTTSHGTRYLHTKKIPLLDANGDPLYLLGISDDITAQKQAELERREQEILLHLIFETGPGCIKRVAADGTLLHINPAGLELIDAEHASEVLGHSVFDLVVPEHLDAFKQMHQEVIQGKKRTLQFEVQSIKGTRIWIETYAVPFKNPITNEVEHLAVTHDITKRKQADLDLVERNRLLELDIEVTTVINQKETIPDLLQGCTDALVRHLGAAFARIWCLDEPTQVLKLCASSGLYTHLDGPHSRVPMGKFKIGLIAAERKPILTNMVIGDPRVPDQEWAKQEGMMAFAGYPLVSNQEVLGVMGLFARHPLTEFTLKSLGMVADRITVALERQVTKDEKNKLALFQQRLLASMEEGIYGLDLDGNATFVNPAVLEMTGYEESELVGHSSHVLLHHSKPNGAPYSQEECLIHNSLRDGSVYHIDTEVFWRKDGSSFPVEYVTTPIQNDQGKLEGAVVAFQDITQRKQAEKVLQESEERFRLLNEAIPQQVWTARADGSLDYVNQRVIEYFGCPFEEMIGDGWQRFLHPEDLPGCLERWAEARNTRQAYEIEFRLLRAKDKTFRWFLGRALPIFDQHDEVVKWFGTNTDITQLKELENQVRQSQKMEAIGTLAGGIAHDFNNILMAIIGYTELAKQSARENVSAQKNLDEVLVAGQRAKELVQQILAFSRQTEQSRQPLDLQLVVKEVCKFLRATFPATIDIRQKFSGATSIILGDPIQMHQVLMNLCANAEYAMRGSGGILELQLEHVTGEPDGIGTHPDLQGGSYVCLTVRDSGSGMTPEVVQRIFDPFFTTKEVGEGTGMGLAVVHGIVISHGGVMKVESQPGQGAIFSLYFPEMEAASYPGEDTPLQQEVFMGRGYILFVEDEEPLARLGEEAMKGLGYEVMVRTSSVEALEVFRADPLRFDAVVTDQTMPHITGEALARQLLELRPDVPIILCTGFSHSMTPEKAKAMGIRAFLLKPLLIKDLARTLRDVLNS; encoded by the coding sequence ATGGAAGCTGCGAGGACCACCCCACCAACTATCCTTGTTGTGGATGACGAGACGGATATTTGTCTGGCCCTAAGCGATTTACTGGGCAACGAAGGCTATCAGGTGGATTCGGTGGAGACCGGAAACGAAGCCCTCCGTCGTGCATTCCTTCCTCATCCCTACAGCGCGGTCATTCTGGATTTAGGTCTTCCGGACCTTGATGGCCTGATCGTCCTGCAGCGGTTATATAGTCAGGATGCCACACTCCCCGTCATCATTCTCACTGCGCATGGCGATCAAAAGGAAAAAATCGCCACCTTGCAACATCATGCCTTTGCCCATCTGATCAAACCGTATGACCGGCATGAGGTGGTCGAAATGGTGCATCGGGCAGTAGCGGTCAAAAATCTGGCTTGGAAAGCCGTGCAGGCGGAAGAGGCGCTCACGTCAAGTGAAGCTCAACGTCAGGTCGAACAGCAACGCACCCACACGTTGCTTTCGGAAAGTGAACGGCGACTCAATCTGGCCTTGAAGGCAGGGAATATGGGGATTTGGGATTGGCATATCCCAACCAATCACCTCATCTGGTCCGAGGAAGTCTCACGGATTTTTGGGTTGGGTTCAGGGAAATTTGATGGGACAAATGAAGCGTATATGAATTGTGTTCATCTTGAAGATCGGTTGTTGTTGGGGGAATCCATTCGAAGAACGTTAGAGAACGATGCGCCCTACGAAGTCGAGCATCGTGTTGTGTGGCCGACAGGGGAGGTCCGATGGGTCGCTTGCAAGGGACAGGTTGTTGAACATCAGCAAGGACATCCGCAGCGAATGCTTGGCACCGTTCAGGATATCACGATCCGGAAACAGGCAGATATCGAATTGCGGAATAGTGAACTGTTTTTGAACTCCATTGTGGAAAATATTCCTTATACAATTTTTGTCAAAGAGGCCAAAAATCTTCGATATCTTCGCTTTAATAAAGCTGGAGAGGCACTCGTTGGCTATCCTACGGAGAAGTTGATTGGAAAGACAGATTACGATTTTTTCTCCAAATCGGAAGCCGACTTCTTTACCGGGAAAGATCGAGAAGTCTTGGCAAGTAAAACCCTGCTGGATGTTCCTGAGGAGGTAATTCATACCACATCACATGGGACCAGATATTTGCATACCAAAAAAATTCCGCTTCTGGATGCCAACGGTGATCCGCTTTATCTCCTAGGGATCTCCGATGACATTACTGCGCAGAAACAGGCGGAGTTGGAGCGCAGGGAACAAGAAATTTTGTTACATCTCATTTTCGAGACAGGACCTGGTTGCATAAAACGGGTCGCCGCCGATGGGACCCTGCTCCACATCAACCCCGCGGGATTGGAATTAATCGATGCGGAACATGCAAGCGAGGTGCTGGGGCATTCCGTCTTTGACCTCGTCGTCCCTGAGCATTTGGATGCCTTTAAGCAAATGCATCAGGAGGTGATACAGGGGAAGAAACGGACTCTTCAATTTGAGGTCCAGAGCATCAAAGGCACCAGAATTTGGATAGAAACGTATGCGGTGCCATTCAAGAATCCCATTACGAACGAAGTGGAACATTTGGCTGTCACACACGACATTACGAAACGTAAACAGGCCGATTTGGATCTAGTGGAGCGCAATCGCCTGCTCGAGTTGGATATTGAAGTAACCACCGTCATCAACCAGAAGGAAACCATCCCGGACCTTCTTCAGGGCTGTACCGACGCTCTGGTACGACATCTTGGTGCAGCATTTGCCCGTATTTGGTGCCTTGATGAACCAACCCAGGTATTGAAATTGTGCGCAAGCTCCGGGCTATATACCCATTTAGACGGGCCGCACAGCCGTGTGCCAATGGGGAAATTCAAAATCGGCCTCATCGCCGCTGAGCGCAAACCCATACTGACCAATATGGTCATTGGTGATCCACGTGTCCCCGACCAGGAGTGGGCCAAGCAAGAAGGGATGATGGCTTTCGCTGGCTACCCATTGGTAAGCAATCAGGAGGTGCTGGGAGTGATGGGGTTATTTGCTCGGCACCCGTTGACGGAGTTCACCCTCAAAAGTTTGGGGATGGTTGCGGATCGTATTACCGTAGCTCTTGAACGTCAGGTCACAAAAGATGAAAAGAATAAACTTGCACTGTTCCAACAGCGCCTATTGGCATCAATGGAAGAAGGAATCTATGGTTTGGATCTTGATGGAAATGCGACTTTTGTGAATCCGGCGGTATTAGAAATGACCGGGTATGAGGAGAGCGAACTGGTTGGGCACTCCTCGCATGTGCTTCTCCATCACTCAAAGCCCAATGGCGCCCCCTATTCCCAGGAAGAATGCCTAATCCATAACTCCTTAAGAGATGGCTCCGTCTATCATATCGACACAGAGGTATTTTGGCGAAAAGATGGATCGAGCTTCCCGGTCGAATATGTCACGACCCCTATCCAAAATGATCAGGGAAAGCTGGAAGGGGCCGTCGTCGCGTTTCAAGATATCACCCAACGCAAGCAAGCGGAAAAAGTTCTTCAAGAAAGTGAAGAGCGTTTTAGGCTCCTCAATGAGGCCATTCCGCAGCAGGTCTGGACGGCTCGGGCTGATGGTTCCCTTGATTATGTCAATCAACGTGTTATCGAATACTTTGGCTGTCCCTTTGAGGAGATGATCGGGGATGGGTGGCAGCGGTTTCTACATCCGGAGGATCTGCCTGGATGTCTGGAACGCTGGGCGGAAGCTCGAAACACCCGCCAAGCGTATGAAATTGAATTTCGACTCCTGAGAGCAAAAGATAAAACCTTTCGATGGTTTTTGGGTCGAGCCCTACCCATTTTCGATCAACATGATGAGGTCGTGAAATGGTTTGGGACGAATACCGATATCACTCAATTGAAAGAGTTGGAAAATCAGGTTCGACAATCCCAAAAAATGGAGGCGATTGGGACACTGGCAGGAGGTATTGCCCATGATTTCAATAACATTCTTATGGCGATCATTGGCTATACGGAACTGGCTAAACAGAGCGCCAGGGAAAATGTCAGTGCCCAAAAGAATCTTGATGAGGTGTTGGTCGCCGGGCAGCGCGCCAAGGAATTGGTCCAGCAGATATTGGCATTTAGCCGTCAAACCGAGCAGAGCCGGCAGCCGCTAGATCTTCAATTGGTGGTCAAAGAAGTGTGCAAATTCCTCCGAGCGACATTCCCGGCAACCATCGACATTCGGCAAAAATTCAGTGGGGCTACCTCGATCATATTAGGAGATCCTATCCAAATGCACCAAGTGTTGATGAACCTGTGTGCCAATGCCGAGTACGCGATGCGGGGAAGCGGAGGTATTCTTGAATTGCAGTTGGAACATGTGACTGGTGAACCTGATGGGATCGGCACACATCCTGACCTACAGGGAGGTTCCTATGTATGCCTGACCGTTCGAGACTCCGGATCGGGTATGACGCCGGAGGTGGTCCAGCGCATATTTGATCCCTTCTTTACCACGAAGGAGGTTGGTGAAGGGACGGGAATGGGATTAGCTGTGGTCCATGGAATCGTCATTAGTCATGGGGGTGTCATGAAGGTGGAGAGTCAACCTGGACAGGGAGCAATTTTCAGCCTGTATTTCCCGGAGATGGAGGCGGCGAGTTATCCTGGTGAAGATACGCCATTGCAACAGGAAGTGTTTATGGGCCGAGGGTATATTCTTTTTGTGGAAGATGAGGAGCCGCTCGCCAGGCTTGGGGAGGAGGCCATGAAGGGGTTGGGGTATGAAGTCATGGTACGCACGAGCAGCGTTGAAGCTCTGGAAGTCTTTCGGGCGGATCCCCTTCGATTTGATGCGGTGGTGACCGATCAAACGATGCCTCATATCACCGGCGAAGCTCTTGCCCGTCAATTGTTAGAACTAAGGCCCGACGTGCCTATTATCCTATGTACGGGCTTTAGTCACAGTATGACCCCGGAAAAGGCCAAAGCCATGGGCATTCGTGCTTTCCTTTTAAAGCCTCTGTTGATCAAGGATCTAGCGCGGACTCTTCGGGATGTTCTTAATTCATGA